CAACTATCACAGCAAATGCCTTGTTCTTAGCTGTCAGCCCTTGGCTATCACAATCCCTGCCTTTTTCTTAACTACTAGTCCCTATCTGTTCCTTCCCTGCCTTGTTTTACCAGTCCCTGCCTGTTACATCTCTGCCTTGTTTTACCAGTCCCTGCCTGTTACATCTCTGCCTTGTATTTAGCTACCAGTCCCTGCCTGTTCCTTCCCTGCCTTGTATTTAGCTTCCAGCCCCTGCCTGTTACATCTCTGCCTTGTATTTAGCTACCAGTCCCTGCCTGTTACATCTCTGCCTTGTATTTAGCTACCAGCCCCTGCCTATTCCTTCCCTGCCTTGTATTTAGCTACCAGCCCCTGCCTGTTCCTTCCCTGCCTTGTATTTAGCTTCCAGCCCCTGCCTGTTACATCTCTGCCTTGTATTTAGCTACCAGTCCCTGCCTGTTACATCTCTGCCTTGTATTTAGCTACCAGCCCCTGCCAGTTACATCCCTGCCTTGTTTTACCAGTCCCTGCCTGTTACATCTCTGCCTTGTATTTAGCTACCAGCCCCTGCCTGTTACATCTCTGCCTTGTTTTACCAGTCCCTGCCTGTTACATCTCTGCCTTGTATTTAGCTACCAGCCCCTGCCAGTTACATCCCTGCCTCGTTCTTAGTTGCCAGTACCTAGCTATCacaaaaaactttgtttttttactatctAGTTACAGGAAAAAGGATGAAAGCTATAAAAAAGAATATCAGTACCAGTTGCTTCCAACAGGTGACTTTAGTTAGCTTAAAATTGACTACTTTGTGTTTTCATATGGTTATAGTCTCTCCCAAATATTATTATCTGACATTTagaactagtttttttttaatggcagtTTGATATACAAtacgaaaggaaaaaaaaacaattacaggaaatatttatattttacctTGAGAACAGCATATACACAATCTTTACCATTATGATACTCATTCCAAATCTGAAAAATAAATATGGACAGAGTGACTAGACAAGCAAACATTAagtttaataaatgaataaaaaaaaaaaattttaacaagcATCTATGTAGACTGAGTATCATTTTGCTACTGGTTGGTTTTCAAAAGCACTGCCTTGTCCCTATTGTCATAATTCAATAAGGGAAATTACCTACTACTGGTAAAAGGAAGCAAaagcactgaaaaaaaaaaggctttaacTCCTATACTCTGTAACATATCTATTCTACTTCTTGTATGCTGAATGGTATAACCTTTAATGAGTTTGCTATATTTAACAGTTGTAATTTCAAAAAATAGTCTATAATTACTTACTTGAGTTATTTCTTCTGCTGTTTTGTCACATACCAAATCCATCTTCATAATGGAGTCCAACCCCTGAAAATAGCAGTAcgaatatttaaaatgaaataagttaGGATTCCATTTTTTATGCCAGATAAACTTTCTAAGGCTAAACTAAATTGTCAACAAATTTATAGTATGTGAATTGATGTAGAgctaattttaaaatgccttcACAAATGAGTGACCACATCCTAGTTTGTGCAATGTAACTGCAGGCTTGACACCCACTTCAGGAAACCAGGACATAAGAAATAAATAGGACAATTGGCTAAGCTGTAGATTTCTGCAGTTAATTACTAATATAATCCTTATCAGCTGACCTAATCccttttttattagaaattttTTCTTAGTGAACTTATAAAAGAGATTTCGTCCAAAACAGAATGCCAATTAATGAATTAGCTACTTCAACACTATTCAGAATTATTATTAAGTAAATATTTACCTGTTTTTTTGACATCCCTACTCCAGACTTAGCAACCTCTGAAGGAAGAACAGTTTGTGGAGGCTGAAGTTTCTTGGAGCTGTCATCAACTTTTTTAGGCTTAAGCCGATCAGCAAGATCTTTTATTCTAGCTTCATATTCATTGGGGCTGTtgctataaaaataaacacatatGATACCCAATTATGCATACATAACTATTATACTATACAAAtttctttaatgttttaggatttttttttatctaaaagattttttaaaaataaaatttaagaagaaaaaaggaaacaacataCTGACCTCTGTAGGTGCTGAAGTTTAGATTTATACTTGTTGAAGAAGGGGTTGGATTCTATTTCAGTAGAATTTGGGTTGgaattttctttattaaacttGATAGCAGAAGTTGAGAACAATGCTGATGGATGTGCCGACTGATTCTGATTCAACAGCATATGATTTAGAATTCTACGAAGGCATGTAACCTTTGTAAAAGTTGGTACTCTTAAATGCATCCTGAGCTGGTCTAAAATATATTGGATAGAAAAAAGTTACAAGTGAACGTAGCTATCTCATGATGATACCTTGATTTTGTATGattaattaaatgtattttaaaagtattgaaACCAAACTACTAAAGGAACTAGTCTAGACATGGTTTGAGGCTTGAACTGAAGTCTATGagtttcactttcacctatcccttagtctgttgggcaccaggcaagatttgtcaaccatctttctacGTATATAAGAATGTGGACATGACCAGTCTGAATTTGGTGTtaagggctatgcctttgtctttccatatttttttttagtttagcaAGAGTTTACCTAGCTCTAAATGGGTAATTGGAATAAGCTGAGAAAAATTAAGACAGCTGGTCGTTGTACTCATAACATAAACCCCTCATTAAATTTTGTcttgaaatattaataaatatttttattaacaaaagataatttcaataaatatgAATGAAGAGGTTTTTATTGCCTATAAGTAAGACTAAAAACGATTcaaaagaactttaaaaaattatttaatattatttttgttctactttttgaaaaaaaaagaacactgaAAAAACTATTCAGTCTATAGTGCTTAGATTGCAGTAAAAAATTGGGTCAAACAATAATGTGTTGTGAAACACATACTATTTCATCCTAGTAATTTCTGCCATGTTGAAAGGTAGTTTCAGGGAAAATGTGGGGATGAGGTAAACTTAATCTACTAATGGCAACTTCTTCAAATTGTTATGGCATGATTAGGAGTTAATTACTTGTTACGGAGATAGGGGAAGTTTTGACTAAGAGACAATGACGTGgctagtaaaaacaagaataGGTTTTAGAGATACCAGCcaatgtaaacagactacttccaGGACAACGTAGAGATAGGTAGAAATTTATGAACGTATACAGTTAGCTGACATTCAatggttcccttcattgctattaaacttgttcgacattcagtaTCAGCATCGACTAACTTCTACTGATTGTTCGGCCTTTTGCCAGTGTTATTGAATTGCATATTactttgagtgttacctccatttggtTTATTTGCATTAGACACAGTGGAAGCACTTAACAAAATGTAGGAGTCTCAAAGCCTAATCAAATCAAACTCAGCAACAGATCAAAATAAATAACAGTCAAGATTTTTATTTACTGATGGTTATGCATTCAATTCTTGCTCTAAAATGAACTACTGCTACCTTCAGGCCACTCCCCCTCTCTGGTCTACAAAAGACAGGCACtggcactgagcatgctgtaattATTAAAGTTGCCTAGATACAATTAGATCTTGATTCTTTATTCTACTAACAAGTGTAATTTTAGTATAAATTATAGATAAAActaatcttttatttattatctagattagttatagatctatagataaatCTGTATGACTATAGATAGAATAAAAGTATATATAGAATTTGCTGAGACTGCTGCCTTCAGCCTTGTTTGGTCTGTCCatcaaccacaaaaaaaaacaaaaaacactggTCTCTCTCCAGCTCCAAAAATCAATGTGAATGGTCATCTTCTTAATGGAGGCATTAATTGGAGGcaggtgtggacagtatagaagcactaattaccaTTCAACAGCTACGCTGGGTCGAACACTTATATACTAGGCTATATAATATAGCATGGAAGACAActgcatgccaaaggcaatccATCTTTGCTAGCTTAAAGGAGGATGGTATTAGCAGAGGTGCCCTGTAAGTGCTATTTATAGATGAGCCCATTTCACCCTTGCAGTCACTGGCATTTAGACTCTAGAAGAAAGTAACTGACAGCTGAAGTATGAAAGAGACAGTAGGACTCAGTAGGAGAGCTCTTTAACAAAGGACAGGTACCACGTTTGATATCCAAAGAAAACCCGTTTTATTGACGATAGGCACAGAAGACGAtataagaaaacttttttttaactacagacagacaatggctttgtctgtatGAGATggggaaaaatatgcaggtcgcaactgggttgaCAGTCATCAGAGTCATCTCAAGTCATGTGAaacaaacactgcactcatttgACTCcccttttaataataatatattaatataatataattataaataataaatatattaattaataataatatttaattctaATTGAAGTAATTGTCAAATTGATGACTGTAATGTCTAATTACTGTAAATGATAACTCTGTAATCTAcatctagtatctagatctagatttcaattcaaatttttttattcaaatctaATCTAAAATTAAATCTTAATTAAGTTAAATCTTACTCTAtgtgactagatctaatataacaatatagatctattctaaaagACTAATAGTCTActctagtagatctatgtaaataCTAGACCGTAGTAGAcccttttaatttataaatactaatagtaatagactcTACTGTGTATtgtgattttaatttcaaatctaGGCCAGTGAGTTTTGACCTTACGACACATATTCTGTGTGACCGTGAGCTACATTCTATTATTAGAACAGATTCTAAAATACAGTCAAATTCTAAAATCTAACGGTTTTACACATGTGGCGTCTAACTATCTATTCTTAAAATTAACTGATTTAGTCAAAAGTTTAGATTCTACTCTGACCATCAATATagaaattagatctaatatctagaatctagatttaaattttgaGAGCGCTTTAGTGATGTACGGCGGCTTACGTTTAGATAGAAATAGTAGTAGAGTTCTCTTgtgagaaaaataaataaatcattgtttatattattagatCATGAATGATTAGACCTATTACTATTAGTAAGTATTACTAATCTAGACTAATTCCATGATTAGACCTACTACTAACtactagtctatatttatattatatcttattattagatctagactaaaatcTATAAGTTCATATAGATAAATGTGTAGATTAGcggatttataaaaaaaaacgactttaATTAACAACAACAAGCCTTTGAATAGTTTGAAATTGACTAAATTCTAAATTGTTACACTActttatactagatctacatctaggcATTACTACTTACACTTTCAAACTTTTACTTTGTAAGTCACAGTGAGTAAGTTTGTTAgattcttagatctagatctagatagatctacttgtaaTTTGTAAGTGTTACTTAGTGTTACTCAAGTTACTGTTAACAACAACAAGCCTTTGAAATTGACTAAATTCTAAATTGTTACACTTTCAAACTTTGACTGTGAGTAAGTTTGTTAGATTTTTAGTATAgtatgatctagattctagatctagatttctagatagatctacttgtaaTTTGTAAGTGTTACTTAGTGTTACTCAAGTTACTGTTAACAACAACAAGCCTTTGAAATTGACTAAATTCTAAATTGTTACACTTTCAAACTTTGACTGTGAGTAAGTTTGTTAGatttttagatctacatctagatctagatttctagatagatctacttgtaaTTTGTAAGTGTTACTTAGTGTTACTCAAGTTACTGTTACTCACTAAAGTTACTGTCAGTAGTGTCAGACTACCACTAGTTACTAGTTACTGtggatattttttaattttttttttgtggtaccACTGTTAGTAGTAAGTGTTTTAAGTAAAAGTGTAAAGTTAAATTGAGTTAGAATTAGAACTGTTAGTTTATCATAGTTtatgctagatctagttaaagtttattaagtttataattTAGACTAAAGTTtagaaattagatctagagtctagtagtgtttctagatctagaatcttagcTAGTAGTTCTACTAATCTactactagaactagatctagacttttagagctagaaaaaaataatgattttattatttattattattaattatactgACATTACAGTTCATTACTGTTGTGTACACTACAcctaataatatatatactcATGATACtgactataatataataatacttcatctagattctaaacaTCATAATGTTTGCTCAAGTAGGCATTCAACAAAACTCTGCTCCAAGTAAGTTCTAGatcaaggtctagatctataatcataTATAGTATTTTTATATAGTCATTATTGACATtatcattatagaatctagaaatatagtctagattatattagatctagatctatacaatatattatatatataatttagatctagatacaaatTTACTTACACTATCATCAATCCAGTCTACTGTCTAGCATCTCTACCATCCTACCACTTACTCTACTGTCCTACTCATCACTGTAAAATGTAAGCTAGTTTGGACTTAGAAAATCTATATAGTTTACTCCTCCAAAAAATTATATCAAGATGTCatctaatatatttaataaagctAATTGTaaagtgtttgttttatattaaagtagaTAAATGTTATTCACAAAAATCCACTCTATTCTACCCATCTTGAATCTTGGCATTTGAAACTTAATCATGAATATTTATTGGATTGTTTTGGATGCAGTAGGATGGGTGTCAGAATTCACAACCACAGCTCTAAACAAACAAGCAATTGACTTGAGTAGTACATTGATTTTATTGTAgctttaagaataaaaaaaaaaagcacaaattttgtttaaaatgtaaaattatctcttttttttttttcaattttacagATCAAGCAAATAATCCAGGTTTATATGAGgtatttaatttgtcaaatccaaagatatttatagttgatattaaatatttattagcatgtatgacttttttttatcattagttAAAAAAAGGTATTTGAAAGAAGAAAAGTCTTAACCTAATCTCTCACATCCATTACAACCTTtaataatgtattcattttttttttcaggaagtTAAATTATACAGGACAGcacgagagagagaaaagtaagtttcgcaagattttttttatacaaagcaaaatttctatttttatttctaagcaTTTCTTGTTACATTAATGTATCAAAGACATGAAGAATAATCTGTTTGTAGAAATCAGTTAtaaatcatttaaaatgatttgCAATTTATCACAAAGAAAACTGCTTATAAAGAATACAAAGTTTCCAggaaaactttttatttatttccttgaaATAGATATGACAACATGGCAGATCTCTATGCTGTGATCAACACATTGCAAAGTCTAGAGAAGGCTTATATCAGAGATGCTGTACTTGCCAAAGAGTAAGTAGTTTTGAGCTTAAAGACTAATCTTTTTGATCTATTCATCAAGTTCTGTTAGTCCTGAGTTATTCTTTATGATTtctttaaattgtatttaaaatctTTCCTTTATAATATAtgggacataattatcttctcttctgAAGTAATGTTTGCAATTTATAAGATCATCAAGTTTTTACTGTTTATGAATGTCTCTCTTTGAATAGTAGGAGCCTGCTTGCAGTATTTATCCCACTTACCACTAAAGAAATAGGACCAGAGCACATGACACTGgaactagaaaaaaaagagatgcaAAAGCAATAATAAATACTCTTCATTCAATTTTTGCTGCATACTTTTTACTTAGAACAGGATTGATTTAGTTCCATCCTATATTGTTATAAGCAAATTCACTCTAGCTAGATTTATAAACTTATAATTCATGTGCAGCATATTTGATGCAGGTATGATCACTAAATTGCATAACCAATTTTACTTTGCTATGATCCTGGATGCATTCTTTAGTTGTTGCTGAAGAGATCTAATTGCAAACTAATTATTTGTTATTCtctatttttatgttgtttgaaaaggtaacattttattttttttaggtacacTGCAACATGTTCAAAACTTTTGGTCCAGTATAAAGCAGCATTCAAACAAGTTCAGAGTGATTTCCCAACTATTGAAGAGTTCATGAAAAAATACAGGGTAGGAAACTTTgacaaaacaaatgtatatattttttccaTTTGCTGTAATATTtctcatgtttgtttgtttttattttgttgttatttttgttattacagCTAGATTGCCCTGCTGCTCTAGAAAGGATAAAGGAGGACAGGCCTATTACTATCAAGGATGACAAAGGCAACACTAGCAAATGTATTGCAGACATTGTATCTGTAAGTTGTTATCCTTCCACCATCAAAATTATGACTTCTAAAACACTGAAATAGTTTTGGTTGGTGTTTTGTTCTTATTAGTAAATGAATGGTTGGCTCAACGAACTTTATGTATCCTTTGtagtttaacaaaaaatgaattccAGGGAAATATCATGGCATATTATGGAAGTTATTTGTTAAAGTACAATTAACTTATGATCTATCTGCAATGGGCATAATTATAACCAGTGTTGcagtcttttaaaaaagttatttaaaaaaaatttcaaatacTTAGCCAGCCTTGCACTTAATGTTACACTAACCATTTATTGTCACAGGATCTTGtctaaaatcttttgaaaaacgttttttaaaaaaatctctacTTACACTCTGaaatttttattcaaaatgATGTAAATGTAGACTCCCTATTTAACATTACTATAATGTAATTGTAGCATATTTTTTCCCCAGCTATTTATCACAATAATGGACAAACTAAGGCTAGAGATTCGTGCTATGGATGAGGtaagggctaacttttaatctttaaacttttcctgtttttttttgtttttttttcttatattcaaaataaaaaagcaacagGTAAATATTaactattgtttaaaaaaatgtggactctttttttttatgtgcatGTAAAAGAAACAGGGTAAAGTTAATGGTACAGCACAACTAGGGttggccttaggccactgcaacctatgctgcCAGATTGGGCCCCGCATTTCATTGGCCCACGGTAATTCTAGGTgtaagttattaaattaaaccattataacttatattccCGTAGCCTCCTGATTCTCCAGGAGCTCCTGGCAATCTCCTGATATtgcaaaatattataaaaagtgctggaaatctgaaattattaaaaatctaaaataaaaatagacaaagttgTCGTTTTGGGGTGTCTTTCAATATGATAAATGCCAATGTTATGCGCGATTAATAAAACTGCATTGGCACCTTTCACTTAACAATTTTCTAATACAACTCTTAGTTTTACTTATTATACTTCTCTGACTAGGCCCCTTGCAAATTCATAGGGCCCCACTATTGTTAGAACCAGCCCAGATGCAACTTCAACATAAGTTTTGTCAGACACCTAAGCCAGAATTATTAGATTTTATAAGTATAATGTTGATTGAATTTGTTAATACAGTGGTTGGTTAATCGTTTGCTAGCTGGTATATATATCATGGTGATTGAATTTGTTAATACAGTGGTTGGTTAATCGTTTTCTAGCTGATAAATTGAGAGTCTCATGCTCAAATCCAGAATGTTGTTTTCTTACAAACCTACAGATCTCAAATTATCCCCCTTAAATAGGTGCCTAACATTGGttcaacattttttatgttgtcctcaGAAACAAgggaatgtacattttgttttgtgcaAAATGGAGTTATGTGTCTTTTGCTTTTCAAAACAGTGTCTATTTTTTTACTTCCACTCACTGGTTTTGGAAAAAGTTTACACTCACTAACTTGTTTTCTATGTGCTCACACCAGATTCAAACCATTGAATGAGAAAGAAGATATTTATTTAAgaatacaataataaaattaaataaattctgTGTTCTatgattaattgtttttttttgtgaccaTTATTGTTCTTACCCTCACCTCCTCCCCCTTTCTCTCCAAGATTAGCACTTTTGGATTTGTTTAGTTTTTGAAAACAATCAAAACTTCTTTTCAGTGATAAACTTTCTTAGAAAATATTTCTGTCCCATTTGAACAAAAGAAGctgaaagtaaataaaatatttgcctATTTGTAATTGGTAAATAAATGCTTTCTATTATCTTCATTTCTCTTTAATACAGTAGACTGTTCATGACCAGTTACCTCCTTATTTCTTTCATTATCTAAAATGCACGAATGCTAACTGTAGAAATTCCTCAATATACAGATCCAGCCTGACCTACGAGAGTTGTCTGAGACTATGACCAGGTTAAGTCTTCTACCTGCTGACTTTGAAGGCAAACAAAGAGTGAAAAAATGGTAACAAGTTTTAACaactttgtattattttatttttacctggtagtattatatattttttaaaaattcttttctaTGTATCTCATGTTCATTCTGCTTTggatttgtaaaaaacaaacaaaaacataccTAGCAACCAAgctcattgataaaaaaattagtgtgaatattatttttttcttctgttaaaACCAAGTTATAAATGCATCCAGTTTTTCAagcaaatacaaaattttaattttcagcTTTTTCAAGCTTATAATCTTTATTTTACTTAGCAAACTTCACTAAAATATTAAGTGACCTGCTAATGTTCTCTGAAATAGTAATcatgaaaatgcaatggcgcctggtgattttatatgcccaacctgtgatcgcagctgtgtatcaaggattggcctctttagtcacacaagaagttgcaaagggaaaagatcgtctcacgagacgtaaaatgccacagagcaCACCTTAACCATCTTCAATCTCCTTATGGTACCGTAAAGCAAAAGAGGGTGCTCTGTCAAGGCCTAAACTTATGTAACATAGGTGCATATTTATATGtactttttaaatcaataatatgtttttaaaaatgtgcaacTGTTTTTTTGGTGAATACTGTTTGCTTTTCAACATAAGAAGCTGCTTCATTATTGGAATCTAAATTTCTTAAACACCCCCAGCCATTTCccaaaaatatttatcaaataagaatacctttttattttttacatagaCACTTTTCTTTTCTTAGTAAAATAGGAGGATCCATATAACTAGTCTATCTATATCTCAGGTGAAATACACTGTGGTTTCCAGTTAAAGCAGGTCTCCTTAAAGTTGTCTTGGTTACAGTATGCCCACTCCACAAAACATCTGCCATGAACTATGGTGCTTTgaccaatattttatttttctgatcCATGCACCGATTAGGAAGAACCACCAGCTTATTTTTGATGAGCTTTTTAAAGGCAGAGATCTTCCTATGCCAAAGGCAATAAAGCCTGCATTTCTTTCTGAATGTGCTTCCATATCCTTtaatcatccaagatcatcaaGGCAGCAATTACTTTATTTCAGAGTTCAACTCTCCTACTTTCTTAAGCATAGCTTTATCAAGCACCTTTCACTCACTATTAGCAATAATTGTTTTGAGATGTTTTAGTTGATACTCCACTCCATGACCTCAAACCTTGTAGCTGTTTCTATGGTATTCGGAGATAACCCTTAAATCTAATGGCCCTTTCCCTATAGACCACTGGATGCATTTTACAGGCAGTATTGCCTTGAAGAGAGACTTCTATCTATAATAATTAAGATTGTATCATTGTTAATACAGCATACAGTATATTGTAGTGATCTTCTCTTAAAATTATAGTATTCTAAATAGCTAGTCTTatgataaaaatgtttgaactaataaaaatattttgtcataATCTTTGCAGGTTAGACACGTTGGGAAATATGCAAGCTTCAGAAGAATTAGATGATGGTCAAGTTCGACAGATGCTTTTTGATCTGGATGCAGCATACAATGAATTTAACAGAGTTTTGCATGATCATTAAAATGAATTTAGGAACAAGTTTTGCTTTTCTTTCCAcccctaaaaaaaattgtttacaaatttgctgtatttattatgttaaaaatataaaaattactacaattctaaaaaacattaaattatgtccattttcattttaaaatatacattcatttagtctttgtttttttattcagcCTATTTAGTTATAAATTACATGATGATTGTGGCAatccaaaatatatatttaaagaagTTCTCTTAATTAACCCTTTGATATATGGGCCCTATGCTTGTCTACATAATaatctaaaacaataattaagGGCCTTCATTAGTTAAAGGAGAAAAAAGTAACTTTCTTCAAGGTATCGTGAAACTATAAATACTACACTATAAGAATTAATCAACTcaagaattttattaaattgaattTTAATGACTAGATATTAACGTTTCTAATGAAGTTGAACAATGGATTTCAaaagtataaaaacaaaagattcaTTAAGTATCAATACAAGTTTGAATACATttgattaattgtttttaataaattgcatagctagaaaaaaattatttaatttgtctAGGAAGTAAGCCTTTAACAACATAAATACTAGGACGGTCAAAATCAGCAGTAATACCAAGTATATAATTAGAATTGAATTGTTATGACAAGTTGGATTATCAGCATGGAAGTCTTTTTAGAAAACCAATGAAATTGTTACAATGATAACTACATTTGTATTACTACTTAAGAGGTACATGAATTAGAACATCTGTCTATTTATTGCCAATGTATGAGTTGTAGAAATGTAGTACATTTTGTTAGCATtccaagtatatttttttttgtaaattgaaCACCGGGGCTTCTGTATGAGTATACATAAAGAGGAATGTGGGCTTAATTTTAAACATACTACCCCAaggcagatttttaaaaattaaaaaggtaACAATATGAGAACACCTT
The DNA window shown above is from Biomphalaria glabrata chromosome 5, xgBioGlab47.1, whole genome shotgun sequence and carries:
- the LOC106064315 gene encoding vacuolar protein sorting-associated protein 28 homolog; the protein is MFAQVGIQQNSAPNQANNPGLYEEVKLYRTAREREKYDNMADLYAVINTLQSLEKAYIRDAVLAKEYTATCSKLLVQYKAAFKQVQSDFPTIEEFMKKYRLDCPAALERIKEDRPITIKDDKGNTSKCIADIVSLFITIMDKLRLEIRAMDEIQPDLRELSETMTRLSLLPADFEGKQRVKKWLDTLGNMQASEELDDGQVRQMLFDLDAAYNEFNRVLHDH
- the LOC106064317 gene encoding ATP synthase mitochondrial F1 complex assembly factor 1-like, yielding MHLRVPTFTKVTCLRRILNHMLLNQNQSAHPSALFSTSAIKFNKENSNPNSTEIESNPFFNKYKSKLQHLQSNSPNEYEARIKDLADRLKPKKVDDSSKKLQPPQTVLPSEVAKSGVGMSKKQGLDSIMKMDLVCDKTAEEITQIWNEYHNGKDCVYAVLKTNVYQNLMIKAKECPVFVYAIPRNEGFEFILSQFDQNDVYFTQLSMFQLVRENAPPCLTLNHYTEFLEDKGIVLMSGKYDSNVLKREMALGLVQQMSVFYGLNSRYFELVYRFNYEPARFHYQELIDAVKALPQFNIK